The region AGCTAGACACAAAAGTTGGCAGAAACAGATGGATAGAAGAGAGTGACATGACGAATTTGGTTTACTTCCAAGCTGTCGTTAAAGAAACACTGCGATTATATCCACCAGCACCTTTGTTAGTACCCCATGAATCTGTAGAGGATTGTTTTGTACAAGGATATCACATTCCGAAAGGTACAAGATTGTGGGTCAATACTATGAAACTACAACGAGATCCTAAGATTTGGTCGAATCCTGATACATTTGATCCAGAGAGATTCTTGACTAGTCAAGTAGGGGTTGATGTTCGCGGTCAACAATATGAGTTCATCCCGTTTGGCTCTGGAAGACGATCTTGTCCAGGGATCACGTATGCAACTCAAGTGACACACCTTGCAATAGCTCATTTACTTCAAGGTTTTGATTTTAGTACACCATCGAACCAGCctttggatatgaaagaaggtttaGGCATGACCATGCGCAAAGTAAATCCTATAGAAGTGTTGATTATGCCTCGCTTGCCTTCTGTACTCTATAAATTCTAAGATGTAAATTGTTGTCTTGTTTGGTTATGTATGTAATTTTTGGATGTGTATTTACTTATTAAGAAACAATTTGAGTGCCAAATATCTCATTCTAACTGCAAGCATTAAAGTAGTAGATTAAAACATAAGCACCTTTATACTTGTATGTCTTCATGTAAAAGACAACAATGTTTCTAACAATATCTGTAGCCTATCTATGAAAGACATCATATGCAAAAAACTGAAATCAAGACTGAAGTTACAAGAACATGGAAGGCTAGTAACATTGAAGTCAACGCGAACATCGTCgtgaatttgaatttttagtGATGGCAACAGGCATGGATGTTAAACGCCGAATATGTTAAGCTGTGGGTCAAGACACCTTGAGAGACCTAAATATAAGCCCCAAAACAGGCAATTAACACCCGAGTACACTTAGAAAGCAGCCTTGTTCTGCTGCTCCTCTCCAACAAGTATGTCCTCGAGTTCTGCAAGTAGTTAGCTTGGCATTTCCCTGGTGCAGGCCAGAAGCACGTCAAGTATAAACTCTTGCTGTCAGCTCAAGGTTTACTCACCAGCCATGGAGAGCATAGTCAACTCATGTCCGTAATTGCTTTAAAGTTGACTGGAAATTGCTCCAGTACAGCACATCTTAAGCAAAGCAGATCACCAAAGCTCTTGCTCTTATCCTTTCAGTTCTTGTCCTGGACAAAGCTTGCACTTGGCCATGATTTGAGGTCCAGTGGACGGTCAGCAACTTTCCCCAGCTTCCCCGACCCAAAGGGTTGTCAATAATGCAGCAAATGAGTCTTCATAGGGAATCAAAATTTGGTCCACACTGATTCAGGATGAAAAATATTGGCTTGGACCTCTGAATTGGTGTTCAATTCGGTGTATCACATCTCACACTCACAATTAACCAATGTTCTCAAGCGATGAACATGGATCCAATCCTTCCAGTCTTTGTCCAACAATAAAAGCATGCACCTTGTCTTGAATTTGAACCCAACTACATCCAGGGTTTTTCTTCACTCCCCTCAACTTCATCAACTCTCTGACACTATCAGCTTCACCCCACCGGCCTGCTTCAGCGTACATATTTGAGAGCAGAGCATAGTACCCAGGATGATGCGGCTGCAGCTTAAATAAATGCTCAGCCGCCCAAGAACCCAAGTCGACATTTCCATGGAGTCTGCATGCTCCAAGAAGCGCAGCCCAAACATTGGAATCCGGTTCAAATGGTAGACCAGTAATAAGGTTAATAGCCTCATCCATAAGCCCAGAACGACCAAGAAGATCAACTATGCAAGCATAGTGCATCTGTGATGGTTCAATGTTACGAGCAAGCATGTCATTAAAGTATTTCTTTCCCTTATCAACTAGTCCTCCGTGACTACATGCTGATAGAACTGCAATATATGAGACTGAATCATGTTCGACCCCATCCTCTCGCATGGCTTCAAACATATCAATTGCGGTATGTAAATCACCAAGCATCCCATATCCTAAAATCATCGTATTCCATGATGATACATCCCTTTTTTCAATTCTatcaaaaatcttatgcgaaAGATCTATCTGTCCACATTTGGTGTACAAATCCAAGAGAGAATTTGAAACAAAGAGATATTCATGAAACATTCTTCTAACCGCAAATGCATGGATTTCCTTTCCTTGTTTAATCGCCGAAATAGTTGCACAAGCTGAGAGAACTCCAACAAAGGAAACAGTATCATGCTTCATCCCTATCAGCACCATTTCAGAGAAAAGTACAAGAGATTTTGAGCAATCACTTGTTTGTGAATAACCAACAATTAGTATATTATAAGATATCTCATCTTTAAGAGACAAGTCAAACACATTTTGTGCCAGATTTAGACAACCACATTTTGCATACATATCGGTTATAGCATTTGAGACGAAGAGATCATTGAAAGACCCGTTTCTTATTGACCTGGCATGTATCTCCTTTCCGGAACGAAGACAACCAATTCGTGCACATGCAGGAAGAACATTTGTAAGCGTAACAGATGTCGGAGTTTCACCAAAAGATTGCATATCCCTGACAAGTCCTATAGCCTCTAACTCAAGTCTATTTTGTGCAAAATTTGCAATCATTGTATTCCATGACACGACATTTCTCGAACCCATTTTGTGGAATACAGCTGATGCTTCAGCTGAACGTTCCGATTTTGCATACATATCAATCAACGCATTCGCAACAAATACATCACACTCTAAACCTTTTCTTAGACAAAAACCATGAACTTCTCTTCCCTTACTAAACTTCCCAAGTTCAATCAAGACAGGTAACAAGCTTGAAACTGTAGTCGAATTTACTTTCGAACCTTCACTAATCATAAACCTGAAACTTTCCAACGCATGGTTATTAAACCCATTATGAGCAAAAGTACCAATCATTGAATTCCAAGAAACCTCATTCTTTTCACCCATCTCATCAAAAACTCGTCTTGACGACTCAACATTCAAACACTTCCCATATGCATCGACGAAAGCATTCCCAATACTCACTTGACAATCTAAACCTACTTTAACCGCATAACAATGAATCTCACTAACCATTATCCCATCTTCCAGCACTGCACAAACCGGCAATACACTCACAACACTTACCACATTCGGCTTAAACTCCGACAACAAAACCATCTTCCTAAACATCCCAATAGCTTCAAAATGACATTTATTATCCGAAAACACACGAATAACACTATTCCACGAAACCAAATCTCTTTcaggcatttcatcaaacaccttGCGCGCACCCACCAAATCACCAAAACTTCCATAAAACAACATCAATGTATTATTCACAAACACATCATAATCAAAacccaatttcatcaacaacccaTGAACCTCTAATCCTTTTTTAACCTCGTTAAAATCCGAACAAAGCTTAATAACAAAAGGGAAAGTATGATCATCAGGTACAACAC is a window of Lycium ferocissimum isolate CSIRO_LF1 chromosome 12, AGI_CSIRO_Lferr_CH_V1, whole genome shotgun sequence DNA encoding:
- the LOC132040816 gene encoding pentatricopeptide repeat-containing protein At1g18485-like, with amino-acid sequence MFKHVRNYCIASNHLIRTKSLQTHIQSPKFSHPISQSQCTQNPFLASARKVFDEMPERDFLSLCSTTKSLLQTQQAHAFAIINGLLPISISISASLILRYSIFSSKSRIVRTLFYQSLPFSRSAFLYNTIIRAEVILGVVDCDHTFPFVIYNEMLTSGVVPDDHTFPFVIKLCSDFNEVKKGLEVHGLLMKLGFDYDVFVNNTLMLFYGSFGDLVGARKVFDEMPERDLVSWNSVIRVFSDNKCHFEAIGMFRKMVLLSEFKPNVVSVVSVLPVCAVLEDGIMVSEIHCYAVKVGLDCQVSIGNAFVDAYGKCLNVESSRRVFDEMGEKNEVSWNSMIGTFAHNGFNNHALESFRFMISEGSKVNSTTVSSLLPVLIELGKFSKGREVHGFCLRKGLECDVFVANALIDMYAKSERSAEASAVFHKMGSRNVVSWNTMIANFAQNRLELEAIGLVRDMQSFGETPTSVTLTNVLPACARIGCLRSGKEIHARSIRNGSFNDLFVSNAITDMYAKCGCLNLAQNVFDLSLKDEISYNILIVGYSQTSDCSKSLVLFSEMVLIGMKHDTVSFVGVLSACATISAIKQGKEIHAFAVRRMFHEYLFVSNSLLDLYTKCGQIDLSHKIFDRIEKRDVSSWNTMILGYGMLGDLHTAIDMFEAMREDGVEHDSVSYIAVLSACSHGGLVDKGKKYFNDMLARNIEPSQMHYACIVDLLGRSGLMDEAINLITGLPFEPDSNVWAALLGACRLHGNVDLGSWAAEHLFKLQPHHPGYYALLSNMYAEAGRWGEADSVRELMKLRGVKKNPGCSWVQIQDKVHAFIVGQRLEGLDPCSSLENIG